The following coding sequences are from one Candidatus Nitrohelix vancouverensis window:
- a CDS encoding response regulator codes for MICQESIKQGKIMIVDDEHANVLLLEKMLQQEGYSSIHSVEDSRKAEALYEAVEPDILLLDLNMPHLDGFQIMEKVIQSNGSSPPVLVLTAQKDDEIRVKALRAGAIDFLSKPFSYVEVLTRIKNIMTVRLLYKQALQQNEILDRKVSERTYELEVSRMEALQRLSKAAEYRDNETGMHVLRMSLYSEILARAAGLSDKECKLIQHASPMHDVGKIGIPDGILLKPGKLTEEEWEIMKTHAEIGGQILSSGTSEIMLKAETIALTHHEQWAGGGYPKGLKGEEIPIEGRIVILADVFDALCSKRPYKESWSIEDTVTEMENNSGIMFDPELVKIFKTSLPEFLKIMEGFSDC; via the coding sequence ATGATATGCCAGGAGTCTATAAAGCAGGGCAAAATAATGATTGTGGATGATGAACATGCCAATGTTCTCTTGCTTGAAAAAATGCTTCAACAAGAAGGCTATAGCTCCATACATTCAGTGGAAGATTCAAGAAAGGCAGAAGCTCTGTATGAAGCAGTTGAACCTGACATCTTACTGCTTGATCTGAACATGCCTCACTTGGATGGATTTCAAATTATGGAGAAAGTGATACAGAGCAACGGCAGTTCTCCCCCCGTATTGGTATTGACGGCTCAAAAGGACGATGAGATACGCGTGAAAGCATTGAGAGCCGGCGCTATAGATTTTTTATCCAAACCGTTCAGTTATGTGGAAGTTCTGACGCGTATCAAAAATATTATGACAGTCCGCCTGCTATACAAACAGGCGCTTCAACAGAATGAGATACTCGACAGAAAAGTGAGCGAGAGAACTTATGAACTTGAAGTCTCACGTATGGAGGCCCTTCAACGATTGAGCAAGGCCGCTGAATACCGGGATAATGAAACTGGCATGCATGTACTACGAATGAGTCTTTACAGCGAAATCCTTGCAAGGGCGGCAGGATTGTCTGATAAGGAATGCAAATTGATACAACACGCAAGTCCGATGCATGACGTGGGCAAGATTGGTATCCCAGACGGCATCCTGTTAAAGCCAGGGAAATTAACAGAAGAGGAGTGGGAAATCATGAAAACCCATGCTGAAATAGGCGGTCAGATTCTCTCATCCGGCACTTCCGAAATCATGCTTAAGGCTGAAACCATCGCCTTGACCCATCACGAACAGTGGGCGGGAGGCGGTTATCCTAAAGGATTGAAAGGGGAAGAAATACCCATTGAAGGACGAATCGTAATACTCGCCGATGTCTTTGACGCCCTCTGTAGCAAACGTCCCTACAAGGAAAGTTGGTCGATTGAAGACACGGTAACTGAGATGGAGAATAACTCAGGAATAATGTTTGACCCCGAACTGGTCAAAATTTTTAAAACAAGTCTGCCTGAATTTTTAAAAATTATGGAGGGATTTTCCGACTGTTGA
- a CDS encoding response regulator: protein MTANFDIYNSKILIIDDEISNIRLLEKTLESAGFNNYKSEQKSKKFTEVYHSFHPDLLLLDLRMPAPDGFQIMQEINANEDIVPPVIMVLTAEDESVIRMKALSEGANDFLSKPFDYTEVILRIKNILKLKNRLLSARHQKEEILNKKARELARKSHDPDIDLIQCLSRANRVFSKGDVDNYIRVSHYSHLLAKKIGLSEQRAQNIKLASSTYDIGMIAVPLPILNKKEELSLEEWEIMKSHTTIGADLLSGSDSLLMKMARQIALQHHEKWNGKGYPHGMKREEISLEARIVSIADQFDSMTRSQDGNAGASISEGLAFLKKRSSIDFDPSLVASFLEMAPNLKQIKEKYKDNEELKGFPPQNDFVFKKESIQKIKTALPVMLKNKDEDKLLLVDDIPTMRSAYRKVARQLGYSSSNIIEASSGPMALRILKSDDIHLMITDLYMPQMSGLELVTTIRETPKYKNIPVIVVSEENRKDMIMEIIRSGASQYLLKPFTSYQLEEKINQVLFSLQKTAQ from the coding sequence ATGACTGCCAATTTTGACATTTACAACAGTAAGATTTTGATCATTGATGATGAAATATCAAATATCAGACTCCTTGAGAAAACGCTGGAATCGGCTGGTTTCAACAATTATAAAAGCGAACAGAAGTCAAAAAAATTTACTGAAGTGTACCATTCTTTTCATCCAGATCTTCTTTTACTTGATTTAAGAATGCCCGCGCCAGATGGATTCCAGATTATGCAAGAAATTAATGCGAATGAGGACATCGTTCCACCAGTGATCATGGTTTTGACGGCTGAGGATGAATCTGTTATCCGGATGAAAGCCTTGAGCGAAGGGGCAAATGATTTCCTGAGCAAACCTTTTGATTACACCGAAGTGATTTTAAGAATTAAGAATATCCTGAAGTTGAAAAATAGATTGTTATCAGCGCGGCATCAAAAGGAAGAAATCCTAAACAAAAAAGCCCGGGAGTTGGCAAGAAAATCCCATGATCCTGATATTGATCTCATTCAGTGTCTAAGCAGGGCAAACCGGGTCTTTTCAAAAGGTGATGTGGATAATTATATTCGCGTCAGTCATTATAGCCACCTTTTGGCAAAAAAAATTGGGCTTTCAGAGCAACGTGCTCAAAATATCAAACTTGCCTCTTCCACCTACGATATTGGAATGATTGCAGTCCCCCTGCCCATCTTGAATAAAAAAGAAGAACTCAGTCTCGAAGAATGGGAAATCATGAAGAGCCATACAACCATTGGCGCAGACCTTTTGTCCGGAAGTGATTCTCTTCTAATGAAAATGGCAAGGCAGATTGCTTTGCAACACCATGAGAAATGGAACGGAAAAGGATATCCCCACGGCATGAAAAGGGAAGAGATTTCGCTTGAGGCAAGAATCGTCTCTATCGCGGACCAATTCGATTCAATGACCCGCAGTCAAGATGGCAATGCAGGAGCTTCTATTTCTGAAGGGCTTGCTTTCTTGAAAAAGCGATCCAGTATTGATTTTGACCCATCTCTTGTTGCTAGCTTTTTGGAAATGGCGCCCAATCTGAAGCAGATAAAAGAAAAATATAAAGACAATGAAGAACTCAAGGGATTTCCACCACAGAATGATTTTGTTTTTAAGAAAGAATCCATTCAAAAGATTAAAACAGCGCTTCCTGTAATGTTGAAAAATAAAGACGAGGATAAATTACTTTTGGTTGATGATATACCAACCATGCGTTCGGCCTATAGGAAGGTTGCGCGGCAATTGGGTTACAGTTCCTCAAATATTATTGAAGCTTCCAGTGGCCCCATGGCTTTGAGAATATTGAAGTCGGACGACATCCATCTGATGATCACTGATCTCTATATGCCCCAAATGTCTGGATTAGAACTGGTTACTACGATACGGGAAACACCTAAATACAAAAATATTCCTGTGATTGTAGTGTCTGAAGAAAACAGGAAGGATATGATAATGGAAATTATTAGATCTGGAGCCAGCCAATATTTGCTCAAACCATTTACTAGTTACCAGTTGGAGGAGAAAATTAACCAGGTATTATTTTCTTTGCAGAAAACTGCGCAGTGA
- a CDS encoding transposase yields MKSWREEYNTFRPHSSLDKLTPK; encoded by the coding sequence ATCAAATCCTGGAGAGAAGAGTATAATACGTTTCGTCCACACAGTTCTTTGGACAAATTAACGCCTAAGTAA